The Dehalococcoidia bacterium genome contains a region encoding:
- a CDS encoding GNAT family N-acetyltransferase, translated as MKVRIENLHHPPGSQIRDMLPDDVTAAAEIHLRSFPGFFLSFLGPSFLKEFYRNMVDSPFGVAIVVCCQNEVAGLACGSYKISAFYRDFIKTRWLNLSLAALPSVVKKPSTAVRLMRAIITRPGFDKDISIPGELSSIAVDPEWEGRGLGRALLTAFLQRMKSSGCTEMTLDTDRDNNERVNAFYLRNGFTLAGTDRTPEGRWMNRYIIKL; from the coding sequence ATGAAAGTCCGTATTGAAAATTTACACCATCCGCCGGGATCCCAGATACGGGATATGCTACCGGACGATGTCACCGCAGCCGCAGAGATTCACCTGCGAAGTTTCCCAGGCTTCTTTCTGTCCTTTTTAGGCCCCTCCTTCCTCAAAGAGTTCTACCGCAACATGGTCGATTCACCGTTCGGTGTAGCTATCGTGGTATGCTGCCAAAATGAGGTCGCTGGCCTGGCCTGCGGAAGCTACAAGATATCGGCATTTTACAGGGACTTTATAAAAACACGGTGGCTGAATCTTTCACTCGCTGCATTGCCCTCTGTTGTGAAAAAACCTTCCACAGCAGTGCGCCTGATGCGGGCTATAATCACCAGACCCGGGTTCGATAAAGATATTAGTATACCTGGTGAGCTATCCTCCATCGCCGTCGATCCGGAGTGGGAAGGCAGGGGACTGGGACGGGCCCTGCTCACAGCTTTCCTGCAGAGAATGAAGTCATCGGGCTGTACTGAAATGACACTGGACACGGACCGCGATAATAATGAGAGAGTCAACGCTTTTTACCTGCGCAATGGATTCACGCTGGCAGGCACTGACAGGACGCCCGAAGGCCGGTGGATGAACAGGTACATCATAAAACTGTGA
- a CDS encoding DegT/DnrJ/EryC1/StrS family aminotransferase gives MKTRKTFLPYHLPSIGKDEITEVVDTLKSGWITTGEKTHRFENDFARYTRSKYAVALNSCTAAMHLALVAAGVGEGDEVITTPYTFAATAAVAIWLKARPVFVDIDRRSFNINCELIEAAITKKTRAIMPVHIGGHPCDMDIIKRISGQHNLTVIEDAAHALASKYKGKPIGSIGDMTAFSFYATKNITTGEGGMLTTDNEEFASRVRKLSLHGLSKDAWKRYGASGSWYYEIEEPGFKDNLSDIMASLGIHQLKRLNEFQSIRRKYADIYNREFNGMDFIDVPYVDRDIEHSRHLYIVQLRLEGLSVDRAGFIEALRQMNIGTSVHFIPLHMHPYYARAFGYKPDDFPNARYVYERAVSLPLYPAMTEEDINDVVRSVKYIANKYAR, from the coding sequence GTGAAAACAAGAAAAACGTTTTTGCCGTATCACCTTCCCTCCATCGGCAAGGACGAGATAACCGAGGTGGTCGATACCCTTAAATCGGGCTGGATTACCACCGGGGAAAAGACACACCGGTTCGAAAACGATTTTGCCCGCTACACAAGATCAAAATATGCAGTTGCCCTTAATTCCTGCACCGCCGCCATGCACCTGGCGCTTGTTGCAGCCGGTGTGGGGGAAGGCGATGAGGTCATAACGACTCCCTATACTTTTGCTGCCACCGCCGCCGTGGCTATCTGGCTTAAAGCCAGGCCCGTATTTGTAGACATCGACAGACGATCTTTTAATATCAATTGCGAGCTCATCGAAGCGGCTATAACAAAAAAAACCAGGGCCATAATGCCCGTGCACATCGGCGGCCATCCCTGCGATATGGACATTATCAAGAGGATATCGGGTCAACATAATTTAACGGTCATCGAAGACGCCGCCCACGCGCTGGCTTCAAAATACAAAGGCAAACCGATAGGCTCGATCGGGGACATGACGGCTTTCAGCTTCTATGCCACCAAGAACATTACCACCGGAGAAGGCGGCATGCTCACCACCGATAATGAGGAGTTCGCCTCAAGGGTGCGCAAACTCAGCCTGCACGGCCTGAGCAAGGACGCCTGGAAACGTTACGGGGCCTCGGGCTCCTGGTATTATGAGATCGAAGAGCCCGGCTTTAAAGACAACCTTTCGGACATCATGGCCTCGCTGGGCATTCACCAGCTGAAGCGCCTGAATGAGTTTCAGTCGATCAGGCGCAAATACGCCGATATCTACAACCGGGAATTCAACGGGATGGATTTCATCGACGTTCCATATGTTGACCGGGATATCGAGCACAGCCGGCACCTGTACATAGTCCAGTTACGACTGGAAGGGCTCTCCGTAGACAGGGCCGGGTTCATTGAGGCCTTGAGACAGATGAATATCGGAACCAGCGTGCACTTTATCCCTCTGCATATGCACCCGTATTACGCCCGGGCTTTCGGCTACAAGCCCGATGATTTCCCCAATGCCAGATATGTGTACGAGAGGGCCGTCTCGCTGCCGCTGTATCCGGCTATGACCGAAGAAGATATCAATGATGTCGTAAGATCGGTCAAATATATAGCGAATAAATATGCACGGTAG
- a CDS encoding glycosyltransferase family 4 protein, whose translation MKKVCILTSVHSPFDHRIFFKQARCLQKAGYKLTIIAQHNGNELVDDIELVALPRARNRIQRITGTWRVFKLALRQKADIYHFHDPELLFWGWLLQILSGKPVIYDVHENYAETLLLRDWLPKYLRKSVAWIFTRTERIFAGRLAAIITVSEPMTKRFAGFQTVCTAVHNFPDLNVSKSYEKYGPSAENDQYSLIYTGNMTREMGFPIILDTLTLLSQRQPAVTCLILAKSDNMEWLNNNQRETMKELVAAGTLKILERVPHNEVFKYIRLSSIGWRPGPPFQEGISTKTLEYMACGIPVVSSDVSIISRIIRESECGILVDPYNAKEHAHAILHLLDHPEEARHMGENGRKAVMQKYNWEIEEKKLLDVYNRCLSRGAG comes from the coding sequence ATGAAAAAGGTTTGCATACTGACTTCAGTCCATTCACCCTTTGATCACCGTATATTCTTCAAGCAGGCCAGGTGCCTGCAAAAGGCAGGTTATAAGCTGACAATCATAGCCCAGCACAATGGGAATGAGCTTGTTGATGATATAGAACTGGTTGCCCTTCCAAGAGCAAGAAACAGGATCCAAAGGATAACAGGAACATGGCGCGTTTTTAAGCTGGCACTCAGACAAAAAGCCGATATATATCACTTCCATGATCCGGAATTATTGTTTTGGGGGTGGTTACTTCAAATACTCAGTGGTAAACCGGTAATTTACGACGTGCACGAGAATTATGCAGAAACCCTGCTTTTACGTGACTGGCTTCCGAAATACCTGCGAAAATCCGTAGCCTGGATATTCACCAGAACTGAAAGAATATTTGCCGGCAGACTTGCCGCCATTATAACGGTCTCAGAGCCGATGACTAAAAGATTTGCCGGTTTCCAGACGGTTTGCACTGCTGTACATAACTTCCCTGACTTAAATGTTTCGAAATCATATGAAAAATATGGACCATCTGCTGAAAATGATCAATACTCATTGATCTATACCGGCAATATGACCAGGGAAATGGGATTCCCAATTATATTGGATACACTTACTTTGCTGTCCCAACGCCAACCTGCTGTAACCTGCCTTATATTGGCTAAATCCGACAATATGGAATGGCTAAACAATAATCAGAGAGAAACAATGAAGGAATTAGTGGCAGCTGGTACACTGAAGATCCTGGAGCGTGTACCACATAATGAAGTATTCAAATATATCAGGCTTTCCAGTATAGGCTGGAGGCCTGGCCCGCCATTTCAGGAGGGCATCAGTACAAAAACCCTTGAATATATGGCCTGTGGAATACCGGTTGTGTCCTCCGATGTTTCAATTATTTCCCGCATCATCCGGGAATCTGAATGTGGCATCCTGGTAGATCCATATAATGCTAAAGAGCATGCTCATGCAATCCTGCATCTGCTTGATCACCCTGAGGAAGCCCGACACATGGGTGAAAACGGTAGAAAGGCAGTAATGCAAAAGTATAATTGGGAGATTGAAGAAAAAAAATTGTTGGATGTATATAATAGATGTCTCTCCAGAGGAGCCGGTTGA
- a CDS encoding flippase, which yields MSDMRLEGYTEYARDVGFVVMAQVLVALLNFARLPILTKWLGASLYGTWSIIWVTITLITSVASLGLGMAMVRFIAAERDRSKISEAYLSIMLTIMASGISLSLLLALFVSFSDLPVLGDINNSNTIVLASFMVLTQALGNISIAYFRTFRQMLRYAIFMVVRAAGQVGLMLCFMLAGWQLTGAVIAVLISDVLCFTAAFIITLKQTGFQFPKFTGIWTYLRYGLPLVPATVTLWIINSSDRYIIGYFMDVKNVGIYSAIYTIANIISLFLGPANALLLPTVSKSYDDGDTASTKNYFKFTLKYTLLLSVPAAFGMSVLAAPLIRILTSTEFMSGSTVLPFIASGLVIFELYSIGNHIFYLVKKTHWILWLLIITAVLNVALTLLLVPLWGIIGAGIASLIAYAVTGILTIIIGFRYFKFDLSYSFIVKSIFASVVMSLVIWLLHPYSILQVIMAIIIGAFIYLILIWLMRSFSRNELSLFKDVASRFIIGKQQ from the coding sequence ATGAGCGATATGCGCCTTGAAGGTTATACCGAGTACGCAAGAGACGTGGGCTTCGTGGTGATGGCGCAGGTGCTGGTAGCACTGCTTAATTTTGCACGATTACCAATTCTGACCAAATGGCTTGGCGCTTCACTTTATGGCACCTGGTCTATTATCTGGGTAACCATTACTTTAATCACGTCAGTAGCTTCCCTGGGTCTGGGTATGGCAATGGTTCGTTTCATAGCCGCAGAAAGGGACAGGTCAAAGATAAGTGAAGCTTATTTATCGATAATGTTGACCATCATGGCCTCCGGGATATCTTTATCCCTGCTGCTGGCCCTATTTGTGTCGTTCAGCGATCTTCCCGTTCTCGGAGACATCAACAACTCAAATACTATAGTTCTGGCGTCTTTTATGGTGCTGACCCAGGCGCTCGGCAATATAAGCATTGCCTACTTCCGCACCTTCAGGCAAATGCTGCGCTATGCCATATTTATGGTGGTCCGCGCCGCTGGTCAGGTCGGTTTGATGCTTTGCTTTATGCTTGCGGGCTGGCAGCTAACAGGCGCAGTAATAGCAGTTCTTATCAGTGATGTCCTGTGCTTTACCGCTGCCTTCATTATTACCTTGAAGCAAACGGGTTTCCAATTCCCCAAATTTACCGGGATATGGACATATCTAAGGTACGGATTGCCACTGGTTCCGGCCACCGTTACCTTATGGATCATCAACTCCAGCGATCGCTATATTATCGGCTACTTTATGGATGTTAAAAATGTGGGAATATATTCCGCTATTTACACCATAGCCAATATAATTTCTCTTTTTCTGGGACCGGCGAATGCACTACTTCTTCCCACGGTCTCAAAATCATATGACGATGGTGACACAGCCAGCACAAAGAATTATTTTAAATTCACCCTGAAATACACACTATTGCTGAGTGTACCTGCTGCCTTTGGCATGTCTGTACTGGCAGCGCCGTTAATCCGGATATTGACAAGCACAGAATTCATGTCCGGTAGTACGGTGTTGCCTTTCATAGCTTCAGGATTGGTTATTTTCGAACTCTACTCAATTGGTAATCATATTTTTTACCTGGTAAAGAAGACCCACTGGATTCTCTGGCTGCTAATCATCACTGCGGTGCTAAATGTAGCCCTTACCCTTCTTCTGGTTCCGCTATGGGGCATTATAGGTGCCGGAATAGCCAGTTTGATAGCATATGCAGTTACGGGAATACTGACCATCATCATCGGTTTCAGGTATTTCAAGTTCGATCTTAGTTACTCCTTCATCGTAAAAAGTATTTTCGCATCAGTGGTCATGTCACTTGTTATCTGGCTTCTGCATCCATATAGTATTCTGCAGGTAATCATGGCAATTATCATTGGCGCTTTCATATACTTAATTCTTATCTGGCTAATGAGAAGCTTCTCCCGCAATGAACTGAGTTTATTTAAAGATGTGGCTTCAAGATTTATAATAGGGAAACAGCAGTAG
- the asnB gene encoding asparagine synthase (glutamine-hydrolyzing): MCGIVGIIDFKSTGIRTNDLVRMANAISHRGPDDEGYVLANFSTGEHISAMGKETHTDVLSSDFVYTPRSDISDIPGLYNLGFGHRRLSIIDVSPAGHQPMCNDTGDIWIIHNGEIYNYIELRNELRAKGHHFKSNSDTEVILRAYMEWGPDCLCKFNGMWAFAIWDSVKKELFCARDRLGIKPFYYYFDSHIFAFSSEIKGLLQLSIQAEPNSELIYDFLKVGILDHTDSSFFNKIKKLPQSHYLKVTRVGNLSLHKYWHIDVSNEVKNERSDEEYAKDFYDLFVDSVKIRLRSDVPIGSCLSGGLDSSSVVMTANNLLFPSDKKSVSAKQKTFSACFEDKRFDERYYIEKVLDATGAEANYVFPTASGFSSTLDNLLWHQEEPFPGSGIYAQWEVMKTAANRGVKVILDGQGSDEQLAGYLKFYVFYLVQLLKDGIYCTGLSETLHFLSSPAMINRLSLKGGLRYMNFGKNMLGIENLLRKSFLDRFNDRTTDIRYKNNLGVRLKNDLLEFSLPVLLRYEDKNSMAHAVEARLPFLDYRLVEKLASMPLNQKMRGGWTKYVLRNAMRGVLPEEIRLRKSKLGFTTPKDLWYRTTLSKGMNDAFMTPLFVGEYVDINRVQKAFHQYISGKSIYQSEYFFRFYILELWGRKFVLGN; encoded by the coding sequence ATGTGTGGCATTGTCGGCATTATCGATTTTAAATCTACTGGTATCAGGACGAATGATCTGGTCAGAATGGCTAACGCTATTTCTCATAGAGGACCGGATGACGAGGGTTATGTGCTGGCCAATTTCAGTACAGGGGAACATATTTCGGCTATGGGAAAGGAAACTCACACTGATGTCCTTAGCTCGGACTTTGTGTACACACCCCGCTCGGACATAAGTGATATACCCGGGCTGTATAACCTTGGCTTCGGACACCGCAGGCTCTCAATTATTGATGTTTCTCCTGCAGGGCATCAACCGATGTGCAATGATACGGGTGACATCTGGATAATACACAATGGTGAAATCTACAACTATATTGAGTTAAGAAACGAGCTGAGAGCGAAAGGGCATCATTTTAAATCCAACAGCGATACAGAGGTCATTCTCAGAGCTTATATGGAATGGGGGCCGGACTGCCTGTGCAAATTTAACGGTATGTGGGCATTCGCCATCTGGGACTCTGTAAAAAAGGAACTATTTTGCGCGCGCGACCGTCTGGGTATTAAACCATTTTACTATTATTTCGATAGTCACATATTTGCTTTTTCCTCTGAGATCAAGGGGCTTCTTCAATTAAGTATACAAGCAGAACCAAATAGTGAGCTTATCTATGATTTCTTAAAGGTTGGTATACTCGACCACACTGACAGCAGTTTTTTTAATAAAATAAAAAAACTACCTCAGTCCCATTACCTCAAAGTTACCCGGGTTGGTAACCTCAGCCTGCACAAATACTGGCATATTGACGTATCAAACGAGGTAAAAAACGAGCGTAGCGATGAAGAATACGCCAAGGATTTTTATGACCTCTTCGTTGATTCAGTTAAAATACGGCTGAGAAGTGACGTGCCGATAGGTTCATGCCTCAGCGGTGGCCTCGACTCTTCCTCGGTGGTCATGACAGCTAATAATCTGCTTTTCCCCTCTGATAAAAAATCAGTATCAGCAAAGCAAAAAACTTTCTCTGCCTGCTTCGAGGACAAAAGATTCGACGAGAGATACTATATAGAGAAGGTGCTTGATGCAACAGGCGCTGAGGCTAATTACGTTTTCCCTACTGCAAGTGGATTCTCATCAACGCTTGACAACCTTTTATGGCATCAGGAAGAGCCATTCCCTGGAAGCGGTATATACGCCCAGTGGGAGGTGATGAAAACGGCAGCGAATAGGGGCGTAAAGGTCATACTGGATGGACAGGGTAGCGACGAACAGCTGGCCGGTTATCTAAAGTTCTACGTTTTCTACCTGGTGCAGCTTTTAAAAGACGGGATATACTGCACGGGGCTATCAGAAACCCTGCACTTTCTGTCGTCCCCGGCTATGATAAACAGGCTCAGCTTAAAAGGTGGCCTGAGATATATGAACTTCGGCAAGAATATGCTTGGCATAGAGAATCTGCTACGCAAGTCATTCCTTGATAGGTTCAATGACAGAACAACTGATATCAGATACAAGAACAATCTGGGAGTAAGGCTGAAGAATGATTTGCTTGAGTTCAGTCTACCTGTTCTGCTTAGATACGAAGATAAGAATTCCATGGCTCACGCCGTCGAGGCAAGGCTCCCCTTTCTTGACTACAGGCTAGTTGAAAAGCTGGCATCCATGCCCCTAAATCAGAAGATGCGCGGTGGCTGGACCAAGTATGTGCTCAGAAACGCCATGAGAGGTGTACTCCCCGAGGAGATCAGATTAAGAAAAAGCAAGCTGGGATTCACCACTCCTAAAGATTTATGGTACAGGACTACTTTGAGCAAGGGAATGAATGATGCTTTCATGACACCTTTATTTGTCGGGGAATACGTTGATATAAATAGGGTACAAAAGGCATTTCATCAATATATATCCGGTAAATCCATATACCAGAGTGAGTACTTCTTTCGGTTCTATATACTGGAGCTATGGGGAAGAAAGTTCGTTTTGGGAAATTAA
- a CDS encoding LpxD N-terminal domain-containing protein, translating into MPSQHKISVNELVNSMAMQHKILGRQDSTVTDVSRIDDADSQCVTFCNKKGNDGLQMVRNTQAGIVICHDSFEFTGDDFKQKTLILVPNPRLAISRIIQVHFTSKIKPGISPGSTIDKEAKIHPSVHIGPNSYIGNCRIGEGTVIHGNVYIYPGTKIGKNVTIQAGVVIGAEGMGFERIEQGELEKFPQLGGVVIEDDVEIGSNASIMRGAMGDTIIGRGTKIGHLCNVGHSAVIGKYCLIISMSMLGGSSRIGDYSQVSFGACIRNKVVIGESVIVGMGAVVTENVADGKIVFGVPAKIKGDTAGR; encoded by the coding sequence ATGCCATCGCAGCATAAGATTAGCGTGAACGAACTCGTTAATTCCATGGCTATGCAGCATAAAATTCTGGGCAGGCAGGATAGCACCGTGACAGATGTATCACGCATTGATGATGCAGATAGCCAGTGTGTAACGTTCTGCAACAAAAAAGGTAATGACGGCCTGCAAATGGTGCGCAATACGCAGGCCGGGATTGTTATCTGCCATGATAGCTTTGAGTTCACCGGCGACGATTTCAAGCAAAAGACGCTTATATTAGTCCCTAATCCCAGATTGGCAATTTCTAGAATAATACAAGTTCACTTCACATCAAAAATAAAGCCGGGAATTTCACCCGGCTCAACGATCGATAAAGAAGCCAAGATACATCCCTCTGTCCACATAGGACCAAACTCATATATAGGGAATTGCCGGATAGGTGAAGGCACAGTGATTCATGGCAACGTATACATTTATCCGGGTACAAAAATCGGGAAAAACGTCACTATCCAGGCCGGTGTGGTAATCGGAGCCGAGGGAATGGGTTTCGAGAGAATTGAACAGGGCGAATTGGAAAAGTTTCCCCAGCTTGGCGGCGTTGTAATCGAGGATGATGTGGAGATAGGCTCAAACGCCAGCATAATGCGGGGCGCCATGGGCGATACAATTATCGGGCGAGGGACAAAAATAGGCCATCTGTGCAACGTGGGGCATAGCGCCGTCATTGGAAAGTATTGCTTGATTATATCTATGAGTATGCTGGGAGGCAGCAGCCGTATAGGTGACTATTCTCAGGTCTCATTCGGCGCCTGTATCAGAAACAAAGTCGTTATAGGTGAAAGTGTAATTGTTGGAATGGGTGCCGTGGTAACCGAGAACGTAGCCGATGGGAAGATCGTATTTGGTGTGCCTGCAAAGATCAAAGGTGATACAGCAGGCAGATAA
- a CDS encoding PIG-L deacetylase family protein, whose product MHCRFLVLAPHTDDGEFGCGGSINRWVTEGNEVYYVAFSSAKKSVPKGMPKDILEKEVRAATKVLGISPQNLILLNYPVREFPSYRQKILEDMIRLGNELRPEMVLLPSTNDTHQDHQTVSQEGFRAFKKISIIGYEMPYNNLNFSSSLFMVLQSKHVRKKTEALKCYRSQADRAYATPDFITGLARVRGTQIGVKYAESFEVIRWVIT is encoded by the coding sequence ATGCATTGCAGATTTTTGGTTCTCGCACCCCATACCGATGATGGTGAATTTGGCTGTGGTGGTTCTATAAACAGGTGGGTAACCGAAGGTAATGAGGTATATTATGTTGCTTTCTCGTCAGCCAAGAAATCAGTGCCTAAGGGCATGCCTAAAGATATACTGGAGAAAGAGGTCCGCGCGGCCACAAAGGTTCTGGGTATTTCACCGCAGAATTTGATCCTGCTTAATTACCCGGTGAGGGAATTCCCAAGCTACAGGCAAAAAATACTGGAGGACATGATTCGCCTGGGAAATGAGCTCAGGCCTGAAATGGTGTTGCTTCCATCTACAAACGATACACACCAGGATCATCAAACAGTATCACAGGAGGGTTTCCGCGCCTTTAAGAAGATTTCCATAATTGGTTATGAGATGCCATACAACAATTTGAACTTCAGCAGCAGCCTTTTTATGGTGCTCCAGTCAAAGCATGTTCGAAAAAAGACAGAAGCGCTGAAGTGCTACAGGTCACAGGCCGACAGAGCCTACGCCACACCGGATTTCATAACCGGCCTGGCCAGGGTCAGGGGCACTCAGATCGGCGTCAAGTATGCCGAATCATTCGAAGTGATACGCTGGGTGATAACATGA
- a CDS encoding sugar transferase: MLKRALDIIVSLMGLILLSPFFLVVALLIRLDSPGPAIFSQTRVGRNGKPFPLYKFRSMIQDADMLRKPLSKVELSAVSFQQKDDPRITRLGRFLRRGFDELPGLLNVLRGDMSLVGPRPEVPDVVNLYSEREKIRLKVKPGITGLAIIKGRGDLTVQETLDWDIYYVEHRCFTMDLKILFATLWVVLVTGKGAR; encoded by the coding sequence ATGCTGAAGCGCGCACTCGATATTATAGTATCGCTGATGGGGCTGATCCTGCTGTCTCCATTTTTCCTGGTGGTTGCGCTGCTGATCAGGCTCGACTCCCCGGGGCCCGCAATATTCTCGCAGACAAGGGTTGGAAGGAACGGCAAACCGTTTCCCCTGTATAAATTCCGCAGCATGATACAGGACGCGGACATGCTGAGAAAACCCCTGTCCAAGGTGGAATTATCCGCAGTAAGCTTTCAACAAAAAGACGATCCGCGTATAACCAGGTTGGGCCGGTTCCTCCGGCGGGGTTTCGATGAACTACCGGGTTTGCTCAATGTATTGAGAGGAGATATGAGTTTAGTGGGGCCACGTCCCGAGGTTCCGGATGTAGTAAACCTGTATTCTGAAAGAGAAAAGATCAGGCTCAAAGTCAAACCTGGAATAACAGGCCTGGCCATTATCAAGGGCAGAGGCGACCTGACGGTCCAGGAAACGCTCGACTGGGATATCTATTACGTTGAACACCGCTGCTTTACCATGGATTTAAAGATTCTTTTTGCCACCCTGTGGGTGGTGCTAGTCACAGGTAAAGGAGCGCGCTGA
- a CDS encoding glycosyltransferase family 4 protein → MLNHYATPPDTPGSTRNYDFARELVKLGHRVSILASSFNHRTMREERNIGKQGYYAEKVNGVDFIWLKTSPRYSRNDWRRVLNMISYAARVISLGLKPREKPDVILATWPHPFVGLAGWFLAKSKKVSFILQIHDLWPKNLVEIGGYSSRSPSVKLIGILEKFLCDRASRIIVLMPKGAEYLATLGIPDHKIVYIPNGVSPELFSNTSAGLPEEISELVSDVKSKGKLLIIYAGAHGIANSLNTIVEAAGLIKAKGIDKVHFLLVGDGPEKSILANEAHALGLDNISFCGPVPKYIMPALLNMTDIAVKPGRKSGLGDYGVSPNKLYDYMASAKPIVWSTNSVNNPVEDAGCGLSFPPEDAQAMAQAIVKLCNMSQEERQEMGKRGYDYVMKYHSVPVLAEKLLDVINESPY, encoded by the coding sequence ATGCTTAACCACTACGCTACACCTCCGGATACCCCCGGAAGCACCAGAAATTATGATTTTGCCAGGGAGCTTGTCAAACTGGGGCACAGGGTCTCCATCCTCGCTTCAAGCTTCAACCACCGCACTATGCGAGAGGAAAGAAACATCGGTAAACAAGGCTATTACGCGGAAAAGGTAAATGGAGTGGACTTCATCTGGCTGAAGACCTCGCCGCGCTACAGTCGCAACGACTGGCGTCGTGTGCTGAACATGATAAGTTACGCTGCCCGTGTTATTTCTCTGGGACTTAAACCTCGTGAAAAACCTGATGTTATACTGGCTACATGGCCACATCCATTCGTTGGTCTAGCCGGGTGGTTTCTCGCAAAATCGAAAAAAGTGTCGTTTATTCTTCAAATCCACGACCTGTGGCCGAAGAATCTCGTGGAAATTGGCGGCTACAGCAGCAGAAGCCCTTCAGTAAAGCTGATCGGTATTCTGGAAAAGTTCCTCTGCGACCGTGCCAGCAGGATAATTGTCCTCATGCCCAAAGGCGCGGAGTATCTGGCAACGCTGGGCATTCCAGACCATAAAATCGTATATATACCCAACGGGGTAAGCCCTGAATTGTTTTCAAACACCTCTGCCGGGCTGCCCGAAGAGATATCCGAACTTGTATCCGACGTAAAATCAAAGGGAAAGCTACTGATAATATATGCCGGTGCACATGGAATAGCGAACTCACTGAATACAATAGTGGAAGCAGCCGGGCTGATCAAGGCAAAAGGAATTGATAAGGTACATTTCTTACTGGTTGGCGATGGGCCCGAAAAGAGCATATTAGCCAATGAAGCACATGCATTGGGATTGGATAATATCAGCTTTTGCGGTCCGGTCCCCAAATACATCATGCCTGCGCTGCTGAATATGACTGACATTGCTGTAAAACCGGGGAGAAAGTCAGGATTAGGAGATTATGGTGTCAGCCCGAATAAACTATATGATTACATGGCCAGTGCCAAACCAATAGTCTGGAGCACAAATTCGGTCAATAATCCTGTAGAAGATGCAGGATGCGGATTGTCTTTTCCTCCGGAGGATGCCCAAGCCATGGCACAGGCTATTGTAAAGCTGTGCAATATGAGCCAGGAGGAGCGCCAGGAAATGGGCAAACGGGGCTACGACTACGTGATGAAATACCATTCCGTGCCTGTCCTGGCGGAAAAGCTGCTGGATGTAATAAATGAAAGTCCGTATTGA